Proteins from a genomic interval of Calypte anna isolate BGI_N300 chromosome 6, bCalAnn1_v1.p, whole genome shotgun sequence:
- the LOC103535985 gene encoding lipase member M, whose product MMWLFITIACLSCISEKSEASPEVFMDVGEIVHYHGYPYEEHEVVTADGYYLTTQRIPHGRDNPGTRSPSHEAEAQGSSMFCPSPRPVVLLQHGLVLEGSNWVNNLPNNSLGFILADAGYDVWIGNSRGNSWSRKHKEFEYHHQQYSAYSFHEMAMYDLPATINYILQKTGQEQLYYVAYSQGTTTGFIAFSSIPELDRKIKMFFALAPITTNSNMKSPLVRVFDLPETLVKLVLGHTVVFDKGEILKQIISSLCSYPIFKSLCTLVLYLPGGFTDSLDVSRIDVYLSHYPDSTSLKNMLHWRQLYQTGEFKHYDYGSDNMLHYNQTTPPFYELENMRAPLAAWYGGRDWISAPEDVNITLPRIANVTYKKYIPEFVHFDFLWGKQVYEQVYKEILELLEKTA is encoded by the exons ATGATGTGGCTGTTTATAACCATTGCTTGTTTATCATGCATCAGTGAAAAATCCGAAGCAAGCCCTGAGGTGTTCATGGATGTT gGTGAAATTGTCCACTACCATGGGTATCCCTATGAGGAGCATGAAGTGGTGACAGCTGATGGCTATTACCTCACCACACAGAGGATTCCTCACGGCAGAGACAACCCAGGAACCAGGAGCCCATCCCATGAAGCAGAGGCACAGGGCTCCAGCATGTTTTGTCCTT ctCCCAGGCCTGTGGTCCTCCTGCAACATGGCCTGGTGTTAGAAGGAAGCAACTGGGTTAACAACCTGCCCAACAACAGCCTGGGCTTCATCCTAGCTGATGCTGGCTACGATGTCTGGATTGGAAACAGCCGGGGGAACAGCTGGTCGCGAAAGCACAAAGAGTTTGAGTATCACCACCAGCAATACTCAGCTTACAG CTTTCATGAGATGGCCATGTATGACCTTCCAGCAACAATCAACTATATCCTGCAGAAAACTGGACAGGAGCAGTTATACTACGTGGCTTATTCCCAAGGCACCACCACAG GTTTCATTGCATTTTCATCCATTCCTGAGCTCGATCGCAAAATCAAGATGTTTTTCGCCTTGGCTCCCATCACCACAAACTCAAATATGAAGTCACCCTTGGTAAGGGTGTTTGACCTTCCTGAGACGCTGGTTAAG CTCGTTTTAGGACACACGGTGGTCTTCGATAAAGGCGAGATCTTGAAGCAAATTATTTCCAGCCTGTGCAGCTACCCCATCTTTAAAAGCCTTTGCACCTTGGTCCTTTACTTGCCTGGTGGGTTTACCGACAGCTTAGATGTG AGCCGCATAGATGTCTACCTGTCCCACTACCCTGATTCAACATCCCTAAAAAACATGTTACACTGGCGCCAG ctctATCAAACAGGGGAATTCAAGCATTATGATTATGGCAGTGACAACATGCTTCATTACAATCAG ACCACACCTCCCTTCTATGAGCTGGAAAACATGAGAGCACCACTTGCTGCATGGTATGGTGGCAGGGACTGGATTTCAGCCCCTGAAGATGTAAACATCACGCTGCCCCGTATAGCCAACGTGACATACAAAAAGTATATTCCTGAATTTGTCCACTTTGATTTCCTCTGGGGTAAGCAAGTGTACGAACAAGTGTACAAAGAAATTCTTGAACTGCTGGAGAAGACTGCCTAG